The genomic stretch CCATATTTGTTTACTTATATAATTTTATTTTTCATTAATGAAATATCTTGTGGTTACTCTTTAAAAAAACTGCGTGCAAAATAACTTACTCTGTGATGGATGTTGAATATCACGAAACCACGCTCGCACAATGGTCCGTTCCCTCGAGGCCTCAACATTCAGCTCCTTGTCTCCATGCATACCAGCAACACCCGGGAACGCACACCTCATGTGTCATGACACAGCACAAGACTACTTTGAGTATTTTGCCAAACCAcccaaaatggatttttggttggCTTTTCTCCATGGGTGACATGCCCGAGGAACTGAAACTTGAGTACGCTCAGTTGTGTATTGTGAATAAAGCTAATGTGtgatttagagcatctctagcagaccacTCAAATCGTATCCTACAAACGAGCGGATATATGTTGCAGAAATTGCGATCTGCAGTTTGAAATTTGCTAGCGCAGAACAAATACAACAACCTAAactcaattttttaaaaaaaacaaggAAGACTAATCCTTCATTTAGTTCGACATACTCTGTATGCGTTGCTGAATTACCCCTAATAACCGCACAATTTACTAATTTGGTGCAGGTATGGAAGCACTGGACCAGGGGAAATGACATCAAGCTTATCGATCCAtcccttaggctggtgccaatgcaccgcccaactcccgccccgccacgtcagcttttctctcactctcaccccactctcaccccactctcaccccatggtgccaatgcatgggctatagtggCAGCTCTCGCCCcactctcgccccgctctcgcccccactagcaccgctatcgccccgctctcgccccgctctcgcctccaacgcgggcggtagccgggcggcagcgggcggtaccgcccggcgcCAGCCCCAGCGCCCCGCGCTAgcgtcccgccccactcccgcccgcctcccgccccaacTCGGGCGATAGCGCCCACACTAACGCctccattggcaccagccttagcgaCCATCCTTGCCCCATTGACCAGGTCCTGAAGTGCATCCAAATCGGCTACTGTGTGTGCAGTGCAGAACAGAGCTAAGGATAGGCCGACAATGTCATCAGTAAATGTCATGCTTAGCAGCCACAATGTTGTTCTCCCTTCTGTTTCCATGCCAGCCTTCTGTGACAGGTTGAATGAATGCAGTGAAAATTAACAAGTGGTATCCTCGAATGGAAGAACCATCACAGAGCTCGAGCCAAGATGAGCCTTGCAGCTGTGGAGTGGGGTTATGGTATCTTTGCTGAAAATCTTAGCTGGGATATGCGGCTTGTACAAATACATTTATCAGTAAGTGGAGAACTGCGAGAAAGTTGTAGAATCAGAAATGGATATAGATTATTTGCTGTTCGATATTTGAAAGAATTTGAATGTGGTTCGGTTTTCCAGCTGAGCGTTCTTGACTATTCAATTTTTTATGCATTACGTTCCTGCACTATCTGAAATCTCCCAATAAGGTATGTGTGAATATGTCTAGAACATCTATgtggtgggttagacttaaattcgcGCTGAATATCTTTCCATGGCTGATATGTGGGCATCATCATGGAGATAAATTTAGCAACCTTTCCTTCTGGGTTATCTTCTAAAATTAGCAGTCTTTATGTAAAATTTCACTTGCAATGAAGACAACGGTTTCTGTATGGATGTTGGCAGTTTTGCATGGTGCAGCCCAGATCCAGTTGAAGGGAAAAATACATCTTGGCTGAATGGTTCAGGCATGCAATACATTGATCGAGGgacttcaacatcaacatgacaacatttttcgataaagggaatatattatcaACATGACAACATGCATGAAGATGGGGAAAAACCATTGATAATTTTTGTTGACGGATGGCCACTCATATTAAATGTTGTCATTTCATGGCTTGGATGTAAGAAAGACCAAATTATGCAGTCGGAATTTTACCTGGGCCAGTGCATTTGAATTAAAGTGGGAGTACTGAGAATTTTGACAGACTACTGATGAGCATAGGTTGAGAACAGAAGTTCCCCTAAAACCCTTGATAGAACCCTTTGTAATCACGCCTCACCCATGGTGAAACACCAAAAATCCCATAGCGGAAAGTAACCTTTGTTCATATTTGAACTGGGATGGTTAACTAGGCATGGCGTATTTAACATGGTGTCCAATTGCTGGCATAATGAGCCATGTTTTTTCCAACTCGAGCAGGGTGAGGTGTAATGCAGAAACAATACATAAAAAATGTAGCAACAGTGGACAAAAACATGACTCTGGACATGGTCTCAAAAATATAACTTTGACTATAAGTTTCTACTGAATTATAGTAAAAAATGTCGCCTCCTTTTATTGGAGGGAGTATTGTAAGCCTTCCATGAGTCCCCCCGAACTGCAGTTGAAGGCCGAAAACTTGAAGACAGATAGTACTCAATTTCCCCTCTTGTCAATGTGTCACGCTTCTACATAAAAAATCACCATGCCTCTGTTCAGTTTAATTTTCAGAATCGCCACTTTCCTAACTAAAAATAAGGATGCAGAGAAAATTCAGCATGACATACCGATTTGTCTTCCATCTTTAAAATATTTTCACAACTCTTCATACATTCCAAATCAGACCCTTAGGTCTACTTTGATGCTATTGGAGACTAGAGTGCTGCTGCAGGAATCTTAGCTCCCTCCTTGAGGACCCACCAATCTACCACGCTCGCTGTTGTGATCTCCGGGAGTCACCAGCCTAACCACACAACTCCTTGACCCACTTGGGGTGCTACCCTCCAGGGGGCACCCATGCCCATCTCCATGTCCTGAAGGGGTTCCGCTCGCCATGAAGATCATGGTCATGGGATAGCCTTAAGAATATTAATGCATCAGAATCGAGTATGCACATCTGACGTCTCACTCATAAAGCATTTCCTTCCATCATGGTCCTGACGATCACTGGCAACTGCAGACAGCTGCAGCAGCACATCGTCAACCGCAGCAGAATCAGGGTGAGACGTGGGTGACCCCACGACGAAAGAATGAACTTCCTTCTCGAGCTCGATCCAGCTCTTGCCCGTATCCTTCCTCAATCCCATATGCCTCATCTTCTTCATGACCTTGGCTCGATCATCCCATCGGCCCTCGGATGAGTAGATGTTTGATAACAATACATAAACAGAAGGGGAGTCAGGGTCCACAAGGAGCAACTTCTCCGCCGCATATTTCCCGATCTCCAAGTTCCCATGGAAGCTACACGCACCCATTAAGGCCTGCCAAAGAAGAACATTATCCTTGAAAGGGCCATCCTCAATGAACGATTTTGCATCGTGCAACAGACCTGCTCGGCCAAGCATGTCGACAACACATGAGTAATGTTCCACCCTTGGGAGGACCCCGTACTGTGAAGACATAGAGTATAAGATCTCCAGTCCTTTCTTTGCTGATCCGACATGGCTACACCCATGGAGTAGTGATAAGAATGTCACGTCCGTGGGATTGGCACCGTCGGCTTTCATGGATTCAAACAGTTGAAAGACTTTAGAACCTTGACCGTGTCGCGCAAAGGCTGCAATGATGGAGTTCCATGAAATCGAGTTCTTACTGGTTGTCTCATCGAACACTTGGACAGACTCTTGTAACTCACCGCACTTTGAATACATGTTGATCAGACCATTGCAAACATACATATTCCTTCCAAAGCACTTCTTGATGACCAGTGCATGGATTTGCTTCCCAAGAGCAAATGGCGCGGAAGCACCAAATGCCCCCAGAACTGCAGAAACCATGTTTGTATCAATGCAAATTCCTTCACCCACCATCTCCACAAACAATTCGAATGCCTTGTCCTCTAGTCCATTCTGAGCAAATCCGACCAGAATCACTGTCAAGAAAACTTCGTCAGGATCCCGACAGGAGCGAAACACACTTAGAGCATCCTCCATGAAGCCACATTTGGAGTACACATCCATAAGCCCGCTTTGGACATGCAGGTCAGTCTCGAGGCCAGCCTTCACGATAAGGCCATGAATCTGCTGACCTTCCTTGGCTGCCAAAGATCCAGCACAAGCTAGCAGGGAGCTTGAGTACGTCGCGTAGTTGGCGTCGACCGTGCGCCTCATCTGCCGAAACAACATGATGCTGTCCTCGTAGAACTCTGCTCGAGCCATCCCGGAGATCATCCCTGTCCATGTGATGACGTTCCTCTCTGCCATCCCATGGAACGCCCTTTTCGCAGAGCCAGGAGATCCGCACTCGAAGTAGGCTGTCACCAGCGCGTTCCCGACAGATACCTCTGTCTCAAACCCGCGAGAGACCACAAGGCCGTGCACCATGGCACACGCCGCGAGTGATGCCGCCCGCGCGCACGCCGAGAGGACCGTGGTGAATGTGGCGTGGTCACACGAGACGCGTGTGGCACTGCTGTTGGAGAAGGGCGAGCGCAGCATCTGCCTGAACTGCACAAGCGCGTCTTCAGCgctggaggaggaagcggaggcgatgAGCGAGTTCCAGGACACGGAGTCCCGGAcgcgcatttcgtcgaacaccctgGCGGCGTCCTCGTGGCGGCCGCACCTTGCGTACATGGAGACGAGCGCGTTCCAGGCGACGAGGACGTGGCGGAGGGAGGGGCGGAGCGGGCATAGTAGGAAGTGGGTGGGGTTCTTGACGACGGTGGCGTGGAGGGCGGCGCCCAGGCggtggtcggcggcgcggccgcAGCGGGAGAGGAGGCCGCTGAGGTAGGCGTAGTTGAGGAGCGCGGGGACAGACATTTTCTCATGTTCTGCCGTGCCGGGAATTAATTCTCCAGGTACTGCATATTAAGCTGAAGTGCCGAATCATTTTTGCAATATATACCCGTATGGCACGTTGCAAGTTGCAACACTAATGTTGATGTTATTTTTCTTTTTACTGTATTAAACTTACGCCAATCATAATAATGCCAAAGCTAATACAAATGAAAAATATTTACATATTTATACTGGTGTTATATGAATTCTTTTTTTCCACTGAAGTTCCGTATTTTGGGTGAATCTAAACTAAACTCTGGTTATGACATCAAAAACAGATATTACAGCAAAGGAGAGAAATTAATACTTCTAGTAATATTAATCCAAGTACTAACATATGTGTGAGCATCTGCGTCTGTACGTACTGTGTTTCGGATGAAAAAAAAAAGTCAAGTACTGTACTAAATAAAGTTAAACGATTGGATGTCAATAGTTCGGTACATCtgatatatataaaaaaaaagttCAGTACATCTTGTTCTGGTACAGCCATAAAAGAGAAGTGTATTTACATAGAAGGTTTGCTCTACAGAAACATTTTATAGCTAATCCAACAAAATTTCTGATGATTTATTGCACTTCCGAGAATTTAAAGAATATGCCGTGCTCAAAAAAGGACAGAAGGGATGCTGCACAACCCACAACGCAGTCCACCATCCCCCACAAAAAAAGGTTTATGAATGAAACGTTCTATGATTTTAACATACAACATACCCTAAATTTTGCCTAAGCTAACTTTCCAGCATTGAGATACAAATACAACATGGCTCGGCTTTTGCCGCTATGAAGTGTATGTCCAAATTGACCGGTGCTCTTTGTTGCCACAGGGCACAAACAAAAATACCATTTCAACAGAAACCCCCCATGCTTTGCGTGGTTGGCTGGAACACTGCCAGTTCCTCAAGCCCACAGCAGACAATCAACTCCCAATTCAAAGTTCGTGACGGGACTGTCACCGAAATCCTCCCCTTGGTTTTGGACCTCATGGTTTGTGTCGACGTAGGGCTCCAATAGATCTGATGACCTTACAGAGGGGATGGCATGCTCCTTCTGAATATCTGATGATGCGGCCACTGCTTCTTCCCGATCCAAAACAACGAGGAAGTCGTCTTCGAACTCGAATGTCAAGAACTTGTCTTGACATGCTACAGATGTTTATTGAACCATGATTAAGACTAACATGAGTAGATGGCTTTAGAAGGTTATTCATCAGGAGGCAGCCGTTACTTACTGTCCACTAGATGAGCAAGGTGGTGGATATTCTTTACCATAGTCCCATTTAGTTTTATTACCTGATAAAATTATTGGTTAGATGATCACATTAGCTAAATGCGAAATCATATCAAGATAGCTAGAAGTAGAAGATACAAAGAGGTTTACTTGTTGATTTCCCATGTGCTCATACCCGATGTTGACATCGTTCGCAAGTACCTGGACAAAAATGATGAATTAAGAACAAGATACTATTGGTGCAGCAAGGACTAGTCAATTGATTTAAATAAAAATTACAGCAAACCTGCGATACAATTACGATTTGCTCCCCTTCGAAGGTTGATAGAGAGTATCGTGCCTTTGCCAACAACTTTAACTGTAAAACAAAGGTAAGATGTCAATAACACATCTTCCGAAAAGGTAAAACTGCAACAAGATGGTCATGTAGAATGATCTTACCCCCATAGTATCTTCGCACTCTTCTCTGCAAATGAGCATAAATTTATGTGTTAGTACCTACAAGCTTTGCAACACCAAGCAGCAGTCGAAAGAGAAAACCACTGGTTACTTACTCTATAAATGGTTCTGTTAAAGGCGTGAAGACAAGGCCGGCAACTATCAGATAAGAAGGTTGACCCCCTTCAACATTGAACGGCACCTTatttgaggaagatgaagattcttagagttgcaaaataggtgaaattaaTTTTGAGTTTTTAGTTCATGAAAGGATGATGGATTATAGTATCTTACTAAATGTTTTCTTGGATGCAAAATAGTTGGCACTTTCATGAAGTTGCCTTCCCGAATGATACCTAATTGGGCAACATCACCTGCATACCTGATCAATAAAACACCAATAGTTTAGTGCAGTCCATGCTATCATGTTGGAACACTAGTTTCTGCACATGCTAAGGATATCACTAGTGTCAAAACGAGATCCACATACAGATCAATGAACAAAATTGCAATGCCTCAGATGGAACAAAGTCATAACTTCAGTATACAGGTCCAGATGGAGCTTTGTATGCATCACACTTCATGGGATGAAGCAAATCAAGACCAGCACGCATATAATCAAAGACTGTTTAGCGCTATGCGATTCTGAACTACTGAATCACTAATGGAGGTTTGGAAGAGGTAACATCAAATAGATACATGTTGGTGGGAGAGGCATGATTTCATTTTACCCATCCAAACCTAACTGATAGAGAATTGGTGACATGTATACCCATCTGCACACATGTTGATGTAAAATCCACCGGTTATGGTTGTTGAAATACAGAATTGGGGTATTTTATCACTATCTAATTTCATATCAATAGAAATTGGTAATGTTAGGTGCACATGCATGTACTTTATATATTAACAACACAAAAAATACTCTGCTGTCCAACAGAACATAAATAAATTAGCATGTTTAGGATAAGGCACTTCAAGAGGATTAGGGGACAAATAAAACTTGTAAGGAATAACACAAACGCTTACTTTTGACTTGTGAGATAGCGGAAAGCAATACGTTCCGTGGACCGAAATGGTACTGTTCCTTCACATCCTACCGAGACACCATCAAAACTTGTTATCACATCTCCCTGGTGAAACAAACATCCGGTGAACTTAAACATGTAAAGCAAATGTAGAAAATACTGTTTTGACATTCATTAATTCAAAAGGATTGATGTGCAGAAACAAAACCAAAAGGGTAGTCAATATGTGAATACCATCTAAGAGATGATGTTTACCTTTCGCAGAACACTGCTTGCTGGAGCAGTAGGCTCAACTCGGCGGACAAGAATACCCTTAAACCAATTAAAATGGCATGTTATAggataaaaaaggaaaaaacttGAGTAGTAGTCAATGCTAAGGGCAGTAATGTGAGCAGTTTGCAGAAAGTAGTTTTTCGATTCTGGATAAAAATCGATATCTCTTATTAAACTGTAACATTGTGTTGTATAGGGAAAATTGGTAGTTCAAGGTGCTTGAAGTTATTATTTTTCACAAGCTAAGTTCAACAAATATAGGTAGCATACCTCACTTGAAGGTACCTTCAAACTTTCACGTAGTGCTGGGTTTTCCAATTTTTGAAGTAGGACACCAAGGCAAGGAAATCCTACATAACATTTAGAAACATTGAGGACAATAACTTTGAACATACTGCAGCAATCTCACACCATTAAACCAGCATCTCGTATTACAGTTGTCCTAATTAATGCATACTTGATACGTACACAGTTAAAATACTTCTCGAAATATATTTTAAGGGGTAAAAATGCTCTAGCAAAAAAATACGTACACCAAAGCAATTTATCATAGATTATATATCTATATATAATCAAGTACAAGGCATAGTTCCTGTGTAACTTTTTTTGCTTGCAATGATGACTATACTTTACCTGTGTATTTTCCGTTCTTCCGATAGTCGTTCAAGAAATGCGATACAACTGTAGTTGGAATAACATATCCAATATTTTCAGCTTCATCAGATCTAAACACCTAAACAAAATACAGCATGACAAAACAGAATAGGAAGACGAGAGGATAAACATTACTCTAGTATTTTACTTAGGAGACAACAGTAAAACCAACTCTTACATGGTTCATATTAAATCTGGATTTGGATTAAGGTAGCCAACTCATTAGGAAGTTCTACTATCTTTAGAAGCAAAGGGAGTGATTTCCATTCGCACCAATATGGGAAATACGATGCATTAATGTTGCAGGTCTCAAATATGCATAATATATGACTCAATTTATATGACAACTTTTGGCTATTCCTCACACAAGTATGACCAAGCTCAGGCTGTCTTTCAGCATTTATAGCATAGTATGAATAATAAAGACGAAAACGCCATTTCTCTAGTATACTACTAgcattttaaaattattttttggcTTCAATATATAGTAGCAAATTAGTCAATGTCAGTGCTTTCAGAAAGTCACTGCATGggcaaaggaaatatattaaagtGCCACACACATATTTGGGTCGTCATACCAAAGTTGATTGTTACCCTTGTGATTTACCTTAACCCTTTGACgttcataaaaattacatattaaCATGGCTTTAAGTGCGCCTacatattttttaataaaaatttgagAAAAGATTGTATTTTATGTAAGTACAAAAAAGAAGTAGCTATTGCTTATGAAATGTGAAATGGATATAATTCTAATTCATAATCAAGTAAAATCCCATCTGAACTGATCCAACAGACCCAATATAACCTATGGATTTGTGAACCTAAGTCCACTTTACTA from Lolium rigidum isolate FL_2022 chromosome 4, APGP_CSIRO_Lrig_0.1, whole genome shotgun sequence encodes the following:
- the LOC124649180 gene encoding pentatricopeptide repeat-containing protein At3g05340; its protein translation is MYARCGRHEDAARVFDEMRVRDSVSWNSLIASASSSSAEDALVQFRQMLRSPFSNSSATRVSCDHATFTTVLSACARAASLAACAMVHGLVVSRGFETEVSVGNALVTAYFECGSPGSAKRAFHGMAERNVITWTGMISGMARAEFYEDSIMLFRQMRRTVDANYATYSSSLLACAGSLAAKEGQQIHGLIVKAGLETDLHVQSGLMDVYSKCGFMEDALSVFRSCRDPDEVFLTVILVGFAQNGLEDKAFELFVEMVGEGICIDTNMVSAVLGAFGASAPFALGKQIHALVIKKCFGRNMYVCNGLINMYSKCGELQESVQVFDETTSKNSISWNSIIAAFARHGQGSKVFQLFESMKADGANPTDVTFLSLLHGCSHVGSAKKGLEILYSMSSQYGVLPRVEHYSCVVDMLGRAGLLHDAKSFIEDGPFKDNVLLWQALMGACSFHGNLEIGKYAAEKLLLVDPDSPSVYVLLSNIYSSEGRWDDRAKVMKKMRHMGLRKDTGKSWIELEKEVHSFVVGSPTSHPDSAAVDDVLLQLSAVASDRQDHDGRKCFMSETSDVHTRF
- the LOC124706326 gene encoding protease Do-like 2, chloroplastic, which encodes MAALAGLFASPAFPFPSTSASSSSSCSCRFRPAVACAPRHPPASRRVMRRFDEVEGASKKRRGGNGGGGGGGSLASSTRKDKGLSVDFKEPQVADFEDLEEDKFLNAVVKVYCTHIRPDYGLPWQKQRQHSSTGSAFMIADGKLLTNAHCVEHDTQIKVKRRGDDKKYVAKVLARGTECDLALLSVENEEFWRGTEPLQFGRLPCLQDSVTVVGYPLGGDTISVTKGVVSRIEVTPYAHGTSDLLGVQIDAAINAGNSGGPAFNEEGECIGVAFQVFRSDEAENIGYVIPTTVVSHFLNDYRKNGKYTGFPCLGVLLQKLENPALRESLKVPSSEGILVRRVEPTAPASSVLRKGDVITSFDGVSVGCEGTVPFRSTERIAFRYLTSQKYAGDVAQLGIIREGNFMKVPTILHPRKHLVPFNVEGGQPSYLIVAGLVFTPLTEPFIEEECEDTMGLKLLAKARYSLSTFEGEQIVIVSQVLANDVNIGYEHMGNQQVIKLNGTMVKNIHHLAHLVDTCQDKFLTFEFEDDFLVVLDREEAVAASSDIQKEHAIPSVRSSDLLEPYVDTNHEVQNQGEDFGDSPVTNFELGVDCLLWA